The proteins below are encoded in one region of Fibrella aestuarina BUZ 2:
- a CDS encoding sigma-54 interaction domain-containing protein has product MDNREIQSVKNRFGIIGNAPALNYAISVATQVASTDLTVLITGESGSGKESFSKIIHSLSARKHGQFIAINCGAIPEGTIDSELFGHEKGSFTGAVDQRKGYFETTNGGTIFLDEIGEMPMGTQARLLRVLENGEFIRVGSSKVQKTDVRVVAATNVNLLAAVEKGRFREDLYYRLNTVPIYVPPLRERGTDIDLLFRKFTTDFAERYRINPVQLTEDAKRRLLTYPFPGNIRQLKNLAEQISILESEQNRAIDAETLAKYLPRPQTNVPTMALTGPGAGGPETFSERELLYKVLFDMRRDMTELKKLVRDVLSNEAYGPQVLHKHRDLFESVSREESANYGDPQREPNYARLLPDGTRTNGNVPGHTDVADLSDEYETEYGHPAVQVIDDTDRDINETTVEDVSHETEEDDSLSLEKKEKEMIVKALRRNNNKRKYAAQALGISERTLYRKIKQYEIDEE; this is encoded by the coding sequence ATGGATAATCGGGAAATACAGTCTGTAAAGAATCGCTTCGGGATCATTGGCAATGCGCCCGCGCTGAACTACGCCATCAGCGTAGCCACGCAGGTCGCGTCGACGGACCTGACGGTGCTGATTACGGGCGAAAGCGGCAGCGGTAAAGAGTCGTTTTCAAAAATTATACATAGTCTGAGTGCCCGCAAACACGGTCAGTTCATTGCCATCAACTGCGGGGCGATCCCCGAAGGCACGATCGACTCGGAGCTGTTCGGGCACGAAAAAGGGTCGTTTACGGGGGCGGTTGATCAGCGCAAAGGCTATTTCGAGACCACCAACGGCGGCACCATCTTTCTGGACGAAATCGGGGAGATGCCCATGGGCACGCAGGCTCGTCTGTTGCGCGTGCTGGAGAACGGCGAGTTTATCCGGGTGGGGTCGTCGAAGGTGCAGAAAACCGACGTGCGTGTGGTGGCCGCTACCAACGTAAACCTGCTGGCGGCGGTTGAGAAAGGGCGTTTCCGGGAGGATTTGTACTACCGGCTCAACACCGTACCGATCTACGTACCACCCCTGCGCGAGCGCGGTACCGACATCGATCTGCTGTTTCGTAAGTTCACGACCGACTTTGCCGAGCGCTACCGCATTAACCCCGTGCAACTCACCGAGGATGCCAAACGCCGGTTGCTGACGTACCCGTTTCCGGGGAATATCCGTCAACTGAAAAATCTGGCCGAGCAGATTTCGATTCTCGAATCGGAGCAGAACCGGGCGATCGATGCCGAAACGCTGGCCAAATACCTGCCCCGGCCGCAAACCAACGTACCCACGATGGCCCTGACCGGCCCGGGCGCGGGTGGCCCCGAGACGTTCTCGGAGCGCGAACTACTCTACAAAGTGCTGTTCGACATGCGCCGCGACATGACGGAGCTGAAAAAACTGGTGCGCGACGTGCTCAGCAATGAAGCCTACGGGCCGCAGGTGCTGCACAAACACCGCGATCTGTTTGAGTCGGTCAGCCGAGAGGAGAGTGCTAACTATGGTGACCCTCAGCGCGAGCCCAACTATGCCCGGTTGTTGCCCGATGGCACCCGTACCAACGGCAACGTACCTGGCCACACCGACGTAGCCGACCTGTCGGATGAGTATGAGACGGAGTACGGCCACCCAGCGGTGCAGGTGATCGACGATACCGACCGCGACATCAACGAGACCACAGTTGAGGACGTGTCGCACGAAACCGAAGAAGACGATTCGCTGTCGCTGGAGAAGAAGGAGAAAGAGATGATTGTGAAGGCCTTACGCCGCAATAACAACAAACGCAAGTACGCGGCCCAGGCGCTCGGTATTTCGGAACGGACGCTGTACCGCAAAATCAAGCAATATGAGATTGATGAAGAGTAA
- the secG gene encoding preprotein translocase subunit SecG → MVTTIIVLVCILTVLLVLVVLIQNSKGGGLSGELGGLGSNQLMGVKKTTDVVEQITWGLGAAVMVLALASYALVDKTGTANFNSVNAERAATRTLPSAAPAPSQQRPAPAQAPAAAPGNSQSALRP, encoded by the coding sequence ATGGTAACGACAATTATTGTTTTAGTGTGCATTCTGACTGTCCTGCTGGTGCTGGTAGTCCTGATTCAAAATTCGAAAGGCGGTGGGTTGTCTGGTGAACTGGGCGGGCTTGGCTCAAACCAGTTGATGGGCGTAAAGAAAACCACCGACGTCGTGGAGCAGATTACGTGGGGCCTGGGTGCTGCCGTGATGGTGCTCGCGCTGGCGTCGTATGCTCTGGTTGACAAAACCGGCACGGCCAATTTCAACAGTGTTAACGCCGAGCGCGCCGCTACCCGCACGCTACCGAGCGCAGCACCGGCTCCGTCGCAACAACGCCCCGCCCCGGCTCAGGCACCGGCGGCCGCTCCGGGCAATTCGCAGTCGGCACTCCGTCCGTAG
- the miaB gene encoding tRNA (N6-isopentenyl adenosine(37)-C2)-methylthiotransferase MiaB, which yields MERIAELTILSADDKEAVDLPRTSVDELVDGKKRLYIESYGCQMNFSDSEIVAAVMRNAGFATTSTAEDADLIFLNTCAIRDNAEQKVRNRLKQLNTLKKKKPELMVGMLGCMAERLKTKLLEEEKIVDIVAGPDAYRDIPKLVEEAETGQKAVNVFLSREETYADIAPIRLNSNGVTAFISIMRGCDNMCSFCVVPFTRGRERSRDPHSIVREAEQLFADGYKEVTLLGQNVDSYKWTSEQGEFVNFANLLERVALINPDLRVRFSTSHPKDITDEVLHTMARFDNICNYIHLPAQSGNTRILELMNRTYTREWYIEKIDRIRAILGDDCGISHDMISGFCTETEDEHRDTLSLMEYARYDYGYMFAYSERPGTMAAKKYKDDVPEDVKKRRLNEIIALQQRLSLERNQRHIGQVQRVLVEGTSKRSDDDLFGRNDQNKVVVFPRGQHQKGDYVNVLVTDCTAATLLGQVV from the coding sequence ATGGAACGCATTGCTGAATTGACCATCCTATCGGCCGACGACAAAGAAGCGGTCGATTTACCCCGCACCTCCGTTGATGAACTCGTCGACGGAAAGAAGCGGCTATACATTGAAAGTTACGGCTGTCAGATGAACTTCTCCGACTCGGAGATTGTGGCCGCCGTGATGCGCAACGCCGGGTTTGCCACAACCTCGACCGCCGAAGACGCCGACCTGATTTTCCTGAATACCTGCGCCATCCGCGACAACGCCGAGCAGAAGGTACGCAACCGGCTGAAGCAGCTCAACACGCTCAAGAAAAAGAAACCCGAGCTGATGGTAGGTATGCTGGGCTGTATGGCTGAGCGACTGAAAACCAAGCTATTGGAGGAAGAGAAAATCGTTGATATCGTGGCGGGCCCCGATGCCTACCGCGATATTCCGAAGCTGGTGGAAGAGGCCGAAACGGGACAGAAAGCGGTCAACGTGTTTCTGTCGCGCGAAGAAACCTACGCCGACATTGCGCCGATCCGGCTCAACTCCAACGGGGTTACGGCCTTCATCTCGATCATGCGGGGCTGCGACAATATGTGCAGTTTCTGCGTGGTACCCTTCACACGTGGCCGCGAACGCAGCCGCGATCCGCACAGCATCGTCCGCGAAGCCGAACAGCTCTTTGCCGATGGCTACAAGGAGGTTACGCTGCTGGGGCAGAACGTGGATAGCTATAAGTGGACGAGCGAGCAGGGCGAGTTTGTCAACTTTGCCAATCTGCTGGAACGCGTCGCGCTGATCAATCCCGATCTGCGAGTACGTTTCTCGACCTCGCACCCCAAGGACATCACCGACGAGGTGCTGCATACGATGGCGCGGTTTGATAACATCTGCAACTACATACACCTGCCGGCTCAAAGCGGCAACACCCGGATCTTGGAACTGATGAACCGGACCTACACGCGCGAGTGGTACATCGAGAAAATCGACCGTATCCGGGCTATTCTGGGCGACGACTGCGGCATTTCGCACGATATGATTTCGGGCTTCTGCACCGAAACCGAAGACGAGCACCGCGATACGCTGTCGCTGATGGAATATGCCCGCTACGACTACGGCTACATGTTTGCCTATTCGGAACGGCCCGGCACGATGGCAGCGAAAAAATACAAAGACGACGTACCTGAGGACGTGAAAAAGCGCCGCCTGAACGAGATTATCGCCCTGCAACAGCGCCTCTCGCTTGAGCGCAATCAACGCCATATCGGGCAGGTGCAGCGCGTGCTGGTGGAAGGCACCAGCAAACGGTCAGACGACGATCTGTTTGGCCGCAACGACCAGAACAAAGTGGTTGTGTTCCCTCGTGGGCAGCACCAGAAAGGCGACTACGTAAACGTACTGGTCACCGACTGCACGGCGGCCACGCTGCTGGGACAGGTGGTTTAA
- the lptE gene encoding LPS assembly lipoprotein LptE, translated as MYSFSGTTLSPDIKSVTVNNFTLQTAGGPANLPLTLTEKLKEYYQRYTNLKVLPTGGDMALEGTITGYDLIPVAPTASDQAGLNRLQITIQVRFTNTKDDTKSFDQAFSFYKDFPQNQTLSQNEGRLVPEILDQLVLDVFNKTAADW; from the coding sequence GTGTATTCGTTTTCAGGAACGACGCTGTCGCCCGATATCAAGTCGGTGACGGTCAATAACTTCACGCTGCAAACGGCGGGTGGTCCGGCCAACCTGCCGCTCACCTTGACCGAAAAACTGAAGGAATATTACCAGCGCTATACCAACCTGAAGGTGCTGCCAACGGGCGGCGATATGGCCCTGGAAGGCACCATCACCGGTTACGACCTGATCCCGGTGGCACCCACTGCCAGCGATCAGGCTGGCCTCAACCGACTTCAGATCACGATTCAGGTACGTTTCACCAACACGAAAGACGACACCAAGAGCTTCGATCAGGCGTTTTCGTTTTACAAGGATTTTCCGCAGAACCAGACCCTAAGCCAAAACGAAGGCCGACTGGTGCCCGAAATTCTCGATCAGCTGGTACTCGACGTATTCAACAAAACCGCCGCCGACTGGTAG
- a CDS encoding ABC transporter ATP-binding protein: protein MNIIETRAIAKRYVMGSEVVEALKSITIAVQKGEYVAFMGPSGSGKSTLMNIVGCLDSPTSGQYILNSQDVSNMTENELAEVRNKEIGFVFQTFNLLPRQTSLENVALPLIYAGLSKADRTEKAMIALKNVGLENRAGHRPNELSGGQRQRVAVARALVNDPSILLADEPTGNLDTKTSYEIMDLFDQIHSKGNTVIMVTHEEDIAEYAHRIVRLRDGLVETDRANEHIRKARAFMQA, encoded by the coding sequence ATGAACATCATTGAAACCCGCGCCATTGCCAAACGTTACGTAATGGGTAGCGAAGTGGTTGAAGCCCTCAAGTCCATCACCATTGCTGTCCAGAAAGGCGAGTATGTCGCGTTCATGGGCCCTTCAGGTTCGGGCAAATCGACACTGATGAACATTGTGGGTTGCCTCGATTCGCCCACGTCGGGGCAGTACATCCTCAACAGCCAGGATGTGAGCAATATGACGGAGAACGAACTGGCTGAAGTGCGCAACAAGGAGATTGGGTTCGTGTTTCAGACGTTCAACCTGCTCCCCCGCCAGACCTCGCTCGAAAACGTGGCGTTGCCACTTATCTACGCGGGCCTGAGCAAAGCCGACCGAACGGAAAAAGCGATGATCGCGCTGAAAAACGTGGGACTGGAAAACCGCGCCGGCCACCGGCCCAACGAGTTGAGTGGTGGGCAGCGGCAACGGGTGGCGGTGGCCCGCGCGCTCGTCAACGACCCAAGCATCCTGCTCGCCGATGAACCGACGGGTAACCTCGACACCAAAACGTCGTATGAGATCATGGACCTGTTCGACCAAATCCACTCGAAAGGCAACACGGTCATCATGGTGACGCACGAAGAAGACATCGCCGAATACGCCCACCGCATTGTCAGGCTTCGCGACGGACTGGTTGAAACCGACCGGGCCAACGAGCACATCCGGAAAGCCCGGGCCTTTATGCAGGCCTAA